GAGGGTCGTCGTGCGCAGGAGGGGGCGCAGTGGGCGTGGGTACCAGGAGGCCATCAGAGCGAGAGTGGCGTCGGAGACACGGCGCGCGTCCTCGTCCCAGTCGAAGTGGGCCTCCTCGTAGGCGTCGAGGCAGGTCTCGAACTCCTCGTAGGACTCGGGGATGTCCTGGATGCCCATGCGCCGGCCCAGCGTGCGGTAGTGGACCGTGGAGGCGATCGTCTCGTGGCGTGACAGCCTGCGCCATCCGTAGGAGTCGATCCACCGCTTGGGCATGACGACGAACGTGCACAGGACGTAGCGCATGTCGTCGTTGCTGATGTCGTAGCTGCGGTGCATCTGGTTGATTCGACGTATCGCGGTGCGGCCCTCTCCGCTGTCGAACCCGTGCTCGACGACGGCGTCCAGGAGCAGGCTGGTGTCGTCGTAGCGTTTCTGCGTACGGTCGGTGAGCTCGGCCGTCGCGGCCAGGAGCCGGCCGATGCTGGGCACGGCGTACGTGCGGTAGAGGGCCAGTTCCAGGGATCGGGTGAAGTCCCAGGGGAACTCGTACGCCGCGCAGAGACGGTAGATCTCGGACGCGTCCTCGTACGGGTCCATCCGCCGGATTCGTTCGAGTCGCTCGAAACGCTTCACCGCGCCGTCCCCTTCTGCCGCCGGAGCTCCAACTCTACGTTGAGGAGCAGGAGATGAAGGATCAGCCGTGGCAACCACGCAGGGGGAAGGTGGTCAGCATGTTCAGGAGGGTCCGCAAGTCCGGTGTCAGATTCCTCAACGCGTTGCGCGCGGAGCGGGACACCGGCAGGGACAGGCGCACGCACAATCTGTTCGAGGCCGCCGCCGCGTATGTGTCGGCGTGCGCCGAGGACGACCAGGAACAGATCGACGAGGCCGCCGGCTGGGTGTCGCCGGAGGCGCTGTCGTTCGGGGTGAGCGAGCTGGCGTGCCGGGCCGTCATCGCGCTCGCGCGGGAACGCGACGAGTCGCCGCAAACCGTGGCCCGGGCGCTCCTCGGGCTGCCGGCGGCCTGACGCCGAGGGGGCAGCCGTGGTCGATTCGCCCCGTCGAGCCGGAAAACTGCAGCTCCGGGTGGGCCTGGGAGTCGTGACAACGGCCTTCCGGTCGCACTAGGGTGCGCCGTTGTACAGACCGATGGGGAGGCTGGGATGGCCGGGACGGACGAGGACGCCGTCGCCGCCGAGGACGACGCGCTCTATGTGCTCACGGCGGTGCTGCTGACGCCGGCGAAGTTCCCGAGCGTGCTGGGCGACGACTATCCGGAGGCCTGCGCGGCGCTCGGTCTCGCGCCGCTGGCCGACGGGTACGGCTTGGTGTTCGGCCAGGACGGTGACGGCGCCCGCTGGACGGTCGCCATCGACGACGTGTCGCTGGTCGCCGTGGCCATCGCGTCCTGGGACTGCGGCATGGAGTACGACCTGTCCCCCGACGAGCGGACGGTCGTGGCCGCGCTGCCCGGCTGGCCGCTCGAGGTCGCCGTCGCGGCGCCCGGCGTGCCCGCGCCGCACGACCCCGGTCCCGATGTCGCCGACCGCCCTCCACTGGTGCCGCCGGACACCAGCATCTGGGGACCGGCCCAGCGCCGCCTGGGCGCGGACGAGATCGCGCGGCAGTGGGCGACGTGGCGCGAGCAGATCGACGACGGGGACTTTCAGAGCCCCAACGGCTCATCCGCGACGCCCGCGGACACGGACGAGGCCGAGCAGGACGTGAAGGCCCAGAAGCAGGACGGGACCGAGGAAACCGGCAAGCCGGGCCACGGCGGCATCCGGCGTGTTCTCGCGGAGGCCCGCGCCTACGTCGACACGCCGCCGCCACTCGGCCGCGTACGGTCCTCCTTCGCGCCGGGCGACGCACGGACCCTGCGCGCCGACGGCCCCGGCTGGTCCTTGGTGGCCAGGACAGACGACATCGCCTTCGTGCTGCTCGACGAGGAGCCCGGCGAGGTCATGCCGGTGGGCCGGGGACCTGAGCTGCCGGGTCTGCTCGAGGCCCTCGACAAGATGGCCGTACGCCCCAGCTGAGGGGGCCACGACCACGGGGCTCAGCCTCGTGAGTCCCCGCAAGGCACCGAGCCGCCCGCGGACCGTACCGTCGGCAGGCCCGCGGGCGGCGATGTGGTCGGCTCCTGTGTGCCGGCCGACCGGGATACACCGGTGCGGTCATGCCTCAGCGGCCGAGCTCCTTGCGGGTGACGCGGCGCAGCTTGCGCCGCTGCGAGGGGTCCAGCGTGAGGTACGCGGCAGCCGGGACTCCCAGGATTATCAGGAGCGCCGCCCACCAGGGCAGCCAGATCAGCAGGATGATCCCGGCTGCCACACCTCCTGCGGCGATCTTCGCGTTCTTCGACATGTGTCGCCTCCTTCGCGGCCACGGCCGCTCTCTGTCCTGAAAACGGGTCCGCGCTTCCCACGGTTCCGGATCACGACCCTGAGACACCCCTGAGGCCCGACCCCGAGGCACCCCTGAGATCGAACGCCACTGCGTTCCATGAGGCAACCCGTCCGTGAGGCGGTAGCCACGGGCAGGAGTCGGGATGTCCGTCTCCGCATGGAGTGGATACCCAGCCGGAGCGTGGAGTGACCCGGCTCACTGCGCGATCATGCCGGGCTGACCGCCGCCGTGCTGTACCCTCGGCGGCTCCGACCTCCGGTAGTCAAATTTGAGGAATAAGTCTTCGCTGTGCACGTTGTCAAGAGGAGCCACCTGTTGTCGCAAGTCAACGATCCCGCCGCGTACCAGGTCGAATGGGAACAAGCCCACGTGTCCACTGTGTACGAGGTACTCACCGAGCGGCTCGCCGAGGCACGGACGCGTTTGGCAGATGTACTCAAGACCCGGGCCGAGAGCGCAAGCGAGACGCACGAGCGAGAGGTCGCCGCTCAGCGGCTGGCGAAGGAGATCGGCCGGCTGGAGGGAGCCGAGAACGGCCTGGTCTTCGGTCGGATCGACTCGGCGGACGGTACCACGTTGCATATTGGCCGGCTTGGCCTGCAAACGGACGAAGACGACCTGCCTCTGCTGGTGGACTGGCGCGCGAACGCGGCGCGGCCCTTCTACGAAGCGACACCGGCCCACCCGATGAGCCTGCGGCGCCGCCGACACCTTCGCCTGGAGGAGCGCAAGGTGGTCGCAGTGAGCGACGAGTTGCTGGACGGCTCCACTCCGACCGCTGGGGATGTCGTGGGGGACGGCCCTTTGATGGAGGCCCTTTCGGCGCGGCGTACGGGTCGGATGCAGGCCGCGGTCGCGACGCTGCAGGCCGAGCAGGACGAGATCGTGCGCTCCGCGCACCGCGGAGTGTCAGTGGTCCAAGGCGGCCCCGGAACCGGCAAGACGGTGGTTGCCCTGCACCGGGCGGCCTATGTCCTGTACGCGTTCCCGCGCGCGGCACAGCACGGTGTGCTGATAGTCGGTCCGAACGCGCGGTTCCTGGACTACATCTCCCAGGTTCTGCCCTCACTCGGCGAGAACGACATCGTCCTGGCGACCTGCCAGGAACTGGCGGGAGTCTTCCCGGACACGGCGGAGACGCTCGACGTGGCGCGTCTCAAGGGCAGCTCGATGCTGGCCGGCGCACTGGCCGAGTTGGTGCGGTGTCACCAGGCTCCGGACGGAAGCTTCACCGTGCTGATCGGACACGAATCGGTTCGCCTTCATGACGAGGTTGTCGCCACAGCGCGAGACTCCGCCGTGGCAACCGGGTTGGGACACAACCCCGCGCGACGGGTGTTCAAAAAACTCCTGATCGACGCCATCACCGACGCGCTGGAACGGAGCACGGGCGACATCCTTGAGCAGATCGATGCGGAGGTCGCCGTGCTGACCGGCACAGACCTCGACCGGGTGGCGGCGGCCGACCTGCGCCGGCTCGGATACGATGCCGCAGCTGCCACGGGGCCGGCCGATGAGTTCGACGCGGACGCCGTCCGGGCCGGACTCCTGGACGACGCTCACGTCGATCGCGCGGTGGAAGAGCTGTGGCCGCGGCTGGTGCCCAGCGATCTCGTGCGAGCTCTGCTGACGAACCCTGGCACTCTCGCCGAGCACCTGCCCCAGTTGACCGACGACGAGCGGTCAAGTCTGCTGCGCGATGCGGACGACTCGTGGACCGATGCCGATGTGCCTCTGCTGGACGAAGCAGCGAGCCTGATCGACGGTCCACCGCAGCGGACGTACGGGCACGTGGTCGTCGACGAGGCACAGGAGCTGACCGCCATGCAGTGGCGGATGATCGTACGACGATGCCCGGGCAAGGCGATGACGCTGGTGGGCGACTTCGCCCAGGCGGGACCGGTCGCGACAGCACACGACTGGACGGAGGCGCTGAGCCCTCATGTCGGCCAGCGGTTCAACCTCCACACCCTGACCATCAGTTACCGCACTACACAGGAGATCCTGGAGACCACCCGGGACCTTCTCGTACGGATTGCCCCGGACCAGACTCCGACACGGTCCCTACGCAGTGGTGAGTCTCCTCGCACCGTGTCGACGCAGCCGGATGAGCTTGTCGCCACCCTCGTCCGGGAGCTGCAGATGCAGACCGAGTCGTACCCCGGCGAGCTCATCGGGGTGATCTGCGCGGACACGAGGCTGGATCAGCTGACAGCCGCGGGTATCGCAGAGCATGCGCGCATCGTGCCGGCGTCCGAAGCACGCGGGCTGGAGTTCGACGAGGTCGTCGTCGTGGGTCCCGGGGAAATCAGCACGGCCCGGCCCGGCGGAGAGAAGGACCTGTACG
This genomic window from Streptomyces sp. DG2A-72 contains:
- a CDS encoding oxygenase MpaB family protein, translating into MKRFERLERIRRMDPYEDASEIYRLCAAYEFPWDFTRSLELALYRTYAVPSIGRLLAATAELTDRTQKRYDDTSLLLDAVVEHGFDSGEGRTAIRRINQMHRSYDISNDDMRYVLCTFVVMPKRWIDSYGWRRLSRHETIASTVHYRTLGRRMGIQDIPESYEEFETCLDAYEEAHFDWDEDARRVSDATLALMASWYPRPLRPLLRTTTLALLDDSLLRAFHYPAPNAATRALVRRAVRTRGRLVRLLPPRRAPHHARQNWEIKGYPNGYRLDELGTRPVPGLRGCPVRSTDPSATAGE
- a CDS encoding AAA family ATPase encodes the protein MSQVNDPAAYQVEWEQAHVSTVYEVLTERLAEARTRLADVLKTRAESASETHEREVAAQRLAKEIGRLEGAENGLVFGRIDSADGTTLHIGRLGLQTDEDDLPLLVDWRANAARPFYEATPAHPMSLRRRRHLRLEERKVVAVSDELLDGSTPTAGDVVGDGPLMEALSARRTGRMQAAVATLQAEQDEIVRSAHRGVSVVQGGPGTGKTVVALHRAAYVLYAFPRAAQHGVLIVGPNARFLDYISQVLPSLGENDIVLATCQELAGVFPDTAETLDVARLKGSSMLAGALAELVRCHQAPDGSFTVLIGHESVRLHDEVVATARDSAVATGLGHNPARRVFKKLLIDAITDALERSTGDILEQIDAEVAVLTGTDLDRVAAADLRRLGYDAAAATGPADEFDADAVRAGLLDDAHVDRAVEELWPRLVPSDLVRALLTNPGTLAEHLPQLTDDERSSLLRDADDSWTDADVPLLDEAASLIDGPPQRTYGHVVVDEAQELTAMQWRMIVRRCPGKAMTLVGDFAQAGPVATAHDWTEALSPHVGQRFNLHTLTISYRTTQEILETTRDLLVRIAPDQTPTRSLRSGESPRTVSTQPDELVATLVRELQMQTESYPGELIGVICADTRLDQLTAAGIAEHARIVPASEARGLEFDEVVVVGPGEISTARPGGEKDLYVALTRATKRLCTITVQPV